The following coding sequences are from one Capsicum annuum cultivar UCD-10X-F1 chromosome 3, UCD10Xv1.1, whole genome shotgun sequence window:
- the LOC107864884 gene encoding uncharacterized protein LOC107864884 yields MRAIVPTILVDMYIKLETTRLEYFIQEQSNLRREILQDIYDNILAGEIRGAKVGQRVILPASFIRGPRDMRRRCMDAMSLVQRFGKSDLFITMTCNSNWVEIKENLLQGQLSQDRPDLVTRVFRAKLQDLKDQIFKKKDIWSC; encoded by the coding sequence ATGCGGGCGATTGTTCCAACAATTTTAGTTGACATGTACATCAAGCTGGAAACAACACGACTTGAATATTTTATACAGGAGCAATCAAATCTTAGAAGGGAAATATTGCAAGATATATATGACAACATCCTAGCAGGAGAAATTAGAGGAGCTAAAGTAGGTCAGAGAGTAATACTTCCTGCATCATTCATCAGAGGTCCTAGGGACATGCGTCGTAGATGTATGGATGCAATGTCTTTGGTTCAACGTTTTGGAAAATCAGATCTATTTATCACAATGACATGTAATTCTAATTGGGTAGagatcaaagaaaatttgttacaAGGACAACTTTCTCAAGACAGACCTGACTTGGTGACTAGAGTCTTTAGAGCAAAGCTACAAGATTTAAAAGATCAGATATTCAAGAAAAAGGATATCTGGTCCTGTTGA